One window of the Salvia splendens isolate huo1 chromosome 1, SspV2, whole genome shotgun sequence genome contains the following:
- the LOC121803556 gene encoding uncharacterized protein At2g29880-like: MVNTIVLMCGSGLGRGPRPRVDRTRRSWTAREEEILVSILKDLVTHGWKSDNGFRGGYLQRIEEALNREFPGCGLRVAPHINSKISQWKKSYSSLSAILARSGVGFNMNRDFKIDCDDDQWEQIVKCDANARGMRHRSWPLWDDWKVLFGKDRAVGTVAKDTFDAHANYAGRTPSSQQDVRLGSPVESGEYSAANPSPQQRPMANPDESTGQSIDHSLQTKKSGSKRKASSPPVGLIEMLGRMQDDTNDRLDKLTNRIGFEFDLSEARKEVIDILSGVPDLTLVQQIDASEIIIDKVERVELFMRLPETSRLTYVMRVLEKHGHY, translated from the exons ATGGTAAATACAATTGTTTTGATGT GCGGCAGTGGCCTAGGGCGTGGTCCAAGGCCCCGGGTTGATCGCACAAGAAGAAGTTGGACAGCTCGCGAAGAGGAAATACTTGTGTCTATTCTGAAGGATCTTGTCACACATGGCTGGAAAAGTGACAATGGGTTTCGCGGGGGATATCTGCAGCGGATTGAAGAGGCTCTGAATCGGGAGTTCCCAGGATGCGGCTTGAGGGTTGCTCCTCATATCAATTCGAAGATTAGCCAGTGGAAGAAGAGCTACTCGTCTCTGAGTGCGATACTTGCACGAAGTGGTGTGGGTTTCAACATGAATAGAGATTTCAAAATTGATTGTGACGATGACCAATGGGAGCAGATTGTTAAG TGTGATGCCAACGCACGCGGTATGCGACACAGGTCATGGCCTCTATGGGATGATTGGAAGGTGTTGTTTGGAAAAGATCGTGCTGTTGGGACCGTTGCAAAAGACACGTTCGATGCACATGCCAATTATGCAGGGCGAACACCATCCTCTCAACAAGATGTCCGGCTGGGATCCCCTGTTGAATCGGGTGAATATTCAGCAGCCAACCCGAGCCCACAACAGAGGCCCATGGCCAACCCGGATGAAAGCACCGGCCAGAGCATAGATCATTCACTACAAACTAAAAAATCTGGATCAAAAAGGAAGGCCTCTAGCCCTCCTGTGGGTTTGATTGAGATGCTTGGACGGATGCAAGATGATACCAATGACCGGCTTGACAAACTGACCAATCGGATTGGGTTTGAGTTTGATCTTAGCGAAGCACGTAAGGAAGTTATCGACATACTGAGTGGTGTACCGGATCTGACGCTTGTGCAGCAAATTGATGCCTCCGAGATCATCATCGATAAGGTGGAGCGTGTTGAGTTGTTCATGCGTCTTCCGGAGACATCGCGTCTTACATACGTGATGCGTGTGCTGGAGAAGCACGGCCACTATTGA